The genomic DNA AGCGGATACACATGCGTGTAGAAGCTGACCAGCCCGTCGTCAAAGGTCAGCAGCACCGCCTTGGCGGGCAACGCACGCCTTCCCTGCCGGGCGGCGACCACATCGTCCAGACTGACCATATGAAAGCCGTTGGCGCGCAGCCAGTCGAAATGCGCAATCAGATGATCCGTACTGATCGCAGTGCTGTCCTTGGGTCCGGCGTCGCGAATGTCGTCACGCACGTCGTGATAGTTGAGAACAATCACGTCGGATGCAGCGTTCTGGACTGGCACAACCGCAGCCGGAGTCTCCGCATCGGCCAGCGTCGCCAGGAACCATAATGAAATCGCTACGAAAGCGAATATCGCAATCCGGCGCACGCGTCATTCTCCCCAATGCATTTTCAAATCGAGCGTGACACGCGTTTCGCGCCTGCCCGCATACGGTTGGCTCGCCCATCCGAGGCTCCATCCATAAGTGCGCCCGCCTCGCGGCGTAAACACCTGTCCGTACTGGATGCTTGCCATCCAGCCGCTTTGATAAGAGCGCTCTTGATAAGTACCTACTGCAACATCGATCTGTTGCCGCCATTGCGTCTCGTAGTGCTGGTACAGGGCGCTTTTCAGCCGGCCAGAAAGCGTGGCCCAACGCGCACGCGAAGGGCTGTAGTACGACACCGAGCTGAGGTCGTTGCGGGTTTGCCCGAGCTCCAGCCCGCCATCTAGCGTAAAGAAGGCTGCCGTATGCAGCCGCTGTTGCAAGTCGACCTGCCAATCGGTGCGCCGGTTATGGTCAGTGAAGCGGCTGCGTGTCGCATCGATGCCGACCGAGGTCAGCTCGCTGGCGCGCCAACGCACATCCGCATTCCACGTCGTTGCCGTGACGCCGTAATAACCGGCCTGGAGCGGTACCGTCGTGTCACCCTTATTGCTCCATGCCAGGCCAAACAACCAGTAGTCGTTGGCGTTCCAGCGAACACCGCTTTCCCATGCCGTCCCATGCGCCTGCCCGGCCACGCCCGGCAGCAACTGCATATAGGCCTCCAGGTCGCGCATATAAAAACGTGCGCCGAGCCCGGCACGGTCGCGTTGTGCATGCCCTTCTTCGAGCGAAGCATCGGCCAGCTGGGCGAGCGCGTAGATGCGCCAGTGATCGTCGAACAAGGGACTCTGCAGGGTCGCCTGCGTCTCGTGGTCGTCATTGCCGAAACGGATCGCGCCGCCCTGCCCGCGCTCGTGTTCGAGGTCGAACTGCCAGCCGCGCTGACGATCCCATTCGCGGCGCGTTTCGATCACCTGCTGATCGCGCGGCATGACTTGCTCGACATCACGCAAGGCAGGTTCGACCGGCGCAAAGTCGCCGATATCGCGCCAGGCATCGATGGCTCCAAGCCGTGCGCCCATGTCTTCCGGATCGAGACCGGCCGCGATCGTATCGGCATCCTCCGATCTGCGCGGCCAACCGCGCGCACGCTGCACCTTGGCCCATTCGCGCCAATAAGTAGCATTGGCCGGAGCGCGCGATACCAGTCCCTCCACACGTTGCGATGCATCTGCCAGCAGTTCCAGATAAAGCCGTGCCTGGGCAGCACTCAGCTCCGCCTCACTACGGTGCGGATTGGGAACTGGCTTGGACGATCCCGGCGAAGGCAGCCACGCGGGTTGGCTGCTCGACATCGTGTCGATCAGGGCGAGCGCGTCCCTGGGCCGCCCCGCCTCCAGATACGCGTGCATCAATCCGATCCTCGGATCGGTTTCCGACTCCGCATAGACGCCCGGATGATTGTGTATGGCTTGTTCGAACAGCGGTATGGCCGCTTCAGGACGGCGTACGTCCAGCAACGCATTAGCCACGGCTGTCTGCGCATACGCGGGAACCGCTTGACCGGATTGACGCATGCGGTCGAACTCGTGCGCGGCATCGGAGTTTCGTTGTGCCTGCGCATAGGCCATCAAGCGATCGGCCGCAAGTCGCTCGTCCAGTCCCGGAATACGCGAGTCATAGTGTTCCGCTGTCAGTTGCAGACTCTGTACGGCGCGGTCGGCTTCGACGTAAGGGCGGCGGGGATTTTCGTTGACCCAGGCGGCCCATGTGGTCTGATGTGCCGCGGCATTTGCTTCCAGACGCGCCATCTCGTCGGGTGCAAGCGCCGGATCCAGCGAACGAGCAAGTTGCAGGGCCTGCGTCGCGGCGCCCAGGTCCGACAATAGACGCACACGCAGCAGCTTCGCCGCCGGATCGTCCGGCCAGCGCTGCAGGACGGCCTGGCATGCAGACAGTGCTTCGATGCGGCGCCCTTGCGTTTGCAATTCGCGAGCATGAGCGAGCACGGCGTCGCGCGAGGCTGGCGCAACGACGGCGGCTGCATCTGCGGCTCGGCAGAATGTACTGCTACCGAACAGCACGGCCATGGATACGGCCAGGCCCAAGCGACAGGCGATCGGTTTAGAACGTGGTGCAACAACGGTCATGCGAGTACGACGTCCATGGCTAAAGTTCTGCGGCACGACCGCAGATGTTTTCGCTGTGTTGATGGTGCGCAGCGCCTGCGCGGCATCAAGGCCGGGCCGAATCGGCCCGGCATCCCTGGCTAGGGACGGTGCGTCGAGGGATGGGCACAGACGGTATTGCGGCCCTGCGCCTTGGCGGTGTACAGCGCGCGATCGGCCTGGCCGAGCAGCTCGCTGCGCTGCTGCGCCACGCTCGCCTTGCGCGTGAAGTCGTCGAACGTCGCCACGCCGATGCTCAACGTGACGCATCCATACGGACTGGTTGGATGCTTCAGCTGCAGGTTACGGACCTCCTGCAATGCATTGAGTGCGATACGCAGCCCATGCGCGGCACCGGTGCCCGGCAACACCGCCATGAACTCTTCGCCACCGTAGCGGCCCATCACATCGCTGCTGCGCCGCATGACCTGGCGCAACTGCTTGGCGATGGCACGCAGGCATTGATCGCCCTGCAGATGCCCGACGTGATCGTTGTAATCCTTGAACATGTCCACGTCGATCATCAAGACCGACAACGGCGTCGCATCCTGGACGGAACGACGAAGCTGCTGATCGATCGCCTCGTCGATGTGACGGCGGTTGGGCAGCCCGGTGAGATGGTCGTGGCTGGCGTGGAACTGCCAGCGACGATGATTTTTTTCCAGTACGCGCTCGGCCTGCTTGCGCGAGGTGATATCGACCAGCGTCGAGGTAAGCGCCAGCACCTGCCCATCGGAATTCTTCACCGGCTGAATCAGCTCGTGGAAGACACGTTCCTTCCAGGCAATTTCGCGATCGGCCACCCTGAGCCCCGCATCGAGTACAGCCAGATCCTGACGCAATTGTGCAAGCGCGCCGGGCACGAAGTTTTCGACACGGTTGCCGATCAGTTGGGCCGGCTCCAGCTCATGGATGGCCGCGTAGGCGGTGTTGACCACGATGTAGCGGCCATCGCGACCGATCAGGCCGATCGGCATGGGAAAGGTGTCGTAAACCGCTTTCAAGGAAGCATCGAACAACAGCGTCCTGTCTTCGATCCAGCCTTCGCGTTGCCCGCTGGAGCCTTCACTGCGCGCCGCACGGTCGGACAGCGTCATCGCACTCGGCGTGACCGGCTGCGTGCTCGCGGCGACATGCAGAGGCGTAGCCTTGCCGCCGTGGACGAGGTTATCGTTCTTGGTAGCAAGCACAGGTGTCGACGAGGCCACGAGGCGAATCGGCAGCGCGTCGTTCATTTGTCGATACATCTTTCTCATTGCTTCCCCCTGGGTCGCCATGAATTCAAGTACGATCTTGAAGCCCTGGTGCCAGCGACTACACGAACAAGAAAGGGCTGACCTGCCCTCTACGTACGGATGGTGTCGACGCCCGACAGGCTCGTATCGCGTGAGGCCGAACCCGTCGAATCACTCGACATTGCACAAATATGCTCGTGTCGGTCAGCGCTTTGAATCAGAAAAGTCCTAGGACAACAAAGATATGGCCCGGTAACTGCTACTCGATGGCGTGAGTCCGCAGCAAGTACGCCCTCAGACCTGTCACCGCATTGCCTACTTGCTTGCTGACCGCGCGCCTGATCAACGGTGCCACCAGTCGTACCAGAGGCGAGCGCGCCGTGATGTCGATAGTGTGGGTCAGGTAGGTACCGTTTCCATGCGGTCGCATCGAGAAGTCGACCAACACCCTGAACCGGCGTGCCACATACTCGCAAGCGAGGTTTTCAAATGGCCGCCTGGAAACGATCACACCGGGCATCACGCCATCGCGAGCGACACCCTGGTAGAAAAACTTCAGCGGGTCACCCACCCGATTTTCCCCAT from Dyella sp. GSA-30 includes the following:
- the pgaA gene encoding poly-beta-1,6 N-acetyl-D-glucosamine export porin PgaA, whose amino-acid sequence is MTVVAPRSKPIACRLGLAVSMAVLFGSSTFCRAADAAAVVAPASRDAVLAHARELQTQGRRIEALSACQAVLQRWPDDPAAKLLRVRLLSDLGAATQALQLARSLDPALAPDEMARLEANAAAHQTTWAAWVNENPRRPYVEADRAVQSLQLTAEHYDSRIPGLDERLAADRLMAYAQAQRNSDAAHEFDRMRQSGQAVPAYAQTAVANALLDVRRPEAAIPLFEQAIHNHPGVYAESETDPRIGLMHAYLEAGRPRDALALIDTMSSSQPAWLPSPGSSKPVPNPHRSEAELSAAQARLYLELLADASQRVEGLVSRAPANATYWREWAKVQRARGWPRRSEDADTIAAGLDPEDMGARLGAIDAWRDIGDFAPVEPALRDVEQVMPRDQQVIETRREWDRQRGWQFDLEHERGQGGAIRFGNDDHETQATLQSPLFDDHWRIYALAQLADASLEEGHAQRDRAGLGARFYMRDLEAYMQLLPGVAGQAHGTAWESGVRWNANDYWLFGLAWSNKGDTTVPLQAGYYGVTATTWNADVRWRASELTSVGIDATRSRFTDHNRRTDWQVDLQQRLHTAAFFTLDGGLELGQTRNDLSSVSYYSPSRARWATLSGRLKSALYQHYETQWRQQIDVAVGTYQERSYQSGWMASIQYGQVFTPRGGRTYGWSLGWASQPYAGRRETRVTLDLKMHWGE
- a CDS encoding GGDEF domain-containing protein, with protein sequence MNDALPIRLVASSTPVLATKNDNLVHGGKATPLHVAASTQPVTPSAMTLSDRAARSEGSSGQREGWIEDRTLLFDASLKAVYDTFPMPIGLIGRDGRYIVVNTAYAAIHELEPAQLIGNRVENFVPGALAQLRQDLAVLDAGLRVADREIAWKERVFHELIQPVKNSDGQVLALTSTLVDITSRKQAERVLEKNHRRWQFHASHDHLTGLPNRRHIDEAIDQQLRRSVQDATPLSVLMIDVDMFKDYNDHVGHLQGDQCLRAIAKQLRQVMRRSSDVMGRYGGEEFMAVLPGTGAAHGLRIALNALQEVRNLQLKHPTSPYGCVTLSIGVATFDDFTRKASVAQQRSELLGQADRALYTAKAQGRNTVCAHPSTHRP
- a CDS encoding SRPBCC family protein, with the translated sequence MKISHGQDAFLPRDPVQVFRVIDDFSSTHQWLNRCIRLQRSGDGENRVGDPLKFFYQGVARDGVMPGVIVSRRPFENLACEYVARRFRVLVDFSMRPHGNGTYLTHTIDITARSPLVRLVAPLIRRAVSKQVGNAVTGLRAYLLRTHAIE